From Drosophila yakuba strain Tai18E2 chromosome 2L, Prin_Dyak_Tai18E2_2.1, whole genome shotgun sequence, one genomic window encodes:
- the LOC6528536 gene encoding nuclear pore complex protein Nup50 yields the protein MAGKRQATSNLNHDNWDQEEEPEERGTFRTATEDELKTRVIKKARRKIAGGSSAAEEDGAEEKSAEPKSVFSGFSGFGKPAASAAAGSPFSFLANLPAPATTSSSETKKPAFSFGLNSSSTDRPANTSIFGSASTSTSSTAPSSSPAKESTSTIDGAKPTTSIFGNISAAKKESSEAKISLASSSSTSFTSTIESTEYRESVAELNRAIMKFLQEHMDKTPYCILTPVFKNYEEHLKELQDEESARTNSTKSKPAQPRFEEPVATVSSASSPSKPSATFSFGKPSAPIGANVSPFAKKPNCTITSGGTTTTTTTPLFSFGSTAASNAPVPSSASIFTLTTKHTGEAKADDAPKSSIFSFGAKDTTTKKNEPYFSPPKTNGFSFGLKSNSDDKPSTSLFAGFGKAPEGAEGGTKGFSFTNSATPFSIGNIQPPTEVAEEEEDTPPKVEFKQVVEDDAVYSKRCKVFIKKDKDFGDRGVGTLYLKPVKGSEKTQLLVRADTNLGNILVNLILSEGIPCQRMGKNNVMMVCVPTPEDSKATSLLLRVKTGDEADDLLKKIKEHIK from the exons ATGGCTGGCAAGCGACAGGCCACCTCGAACCTGAACCATGACAACTGGGACCAGGAGGAGGAACCCGAGGAGCGCGGTACCTTCCGCACGGCCACAGAAGATGAGTTAAAGACACGCGTTATCAAGAAAGCGCGCCGCAAGATTGCCGGTGGATCGTCCGCCGCTGAAGAGGATGGCGCCGAAGAAAAGTCGGCAGAGCCGAAAAGCGTGTTCAGCGGATTCTCCG GTTTCGGCAAGCCGGCTGCGAGCGCGGCCGCAGGCTCGCCTTTCTCCTTCCTGGCCAATCTGCCGGCTCCAGCCACGACCTCCTCCAGCGAGACAAAAAAGCCTGCATTCTCGTTCGGGCTCAACTCCAGCTCTACCGATAGGCCTGCCAACACTAGCATTTTCGGCTCCGCCAgtaccagcaccagcagcacgGCTCCATCATCTTCTCCGGCAAAGGAATCAACAAGTACCATCGATGGCGCCAAGCCGACCACCTCCATATTTGGCAACATATCAGCTGCCAAGAAGGAGAGCAGCGAGGCCAAAATATCGCTagccagcagcagtagcaCTAGCTTTACATCCACCATCGAGAGCACCGAGTACCGGGAAAGCGTTGCCGAGCTGAATCGGGCCATCATGAAATTCCTGCAGGAACACATGGACAAAACTCCCTACTGCATACTGACTCCAGTGTTTAAGAACTATGAGGAGCATCTAAAGGAACTGCAAGACGAGGAAAGCGCCAGAACGAACTCCACGAAGTCCAAACCGGCACAACCCCGTTTTGAAGAACCAGTTGCGACGGTGTCCAGTGCATCCTCGCCATCAAAACCGTCTGCTACGTTTTCGTTTGGCAAGCCCAGCGCCCCAATAGGCGCCAATGTGTCTCCATTTGCTAAAAAGCCCAACTGCACCATAACAAGTGGTGGGACAACCACCACGACCACAACACCACTGTTTTCCTTCGGCAGCACGGCAGCTTCCAATGCGCCCGTGCCGTCTTCCGCCAGTATCTTCACTTTGACAACAAAACACACTGGAGAAGCCAAAGCCGATGATGCCCCTAAGTCCAGCATTTTCAGTTTTGGAGCAAAGGATACTACCACCAAAAAGAATGAGCCTTACTTCTCCCCACCGAAGACCAATGGCTTTTCCTTTGGACTGAAAAGTAACAGCGACGACAAGCCAAGCACCTCCTTGTTTGCAGGTTTCGGAAAGGCGCCTGAAGGAGCAGAAGGCGGCACAAAGGGCTTTTCCTTCACCAACAGCGCCACGCCCTTCTCTATCGGCAACATTCAGCCACCAACAGAAGTAGCGGAGGAAGAAGAGGACACGCCCCCAAAAGTCGAGTTTAAACAG GTCGTGGAGGATGACGCTGTATACTCCAAGCGGTGTAAGGTATTCATTAAGAAAGACAAGGACTTTGGCGATCGCGGCGTAGGCACATTGTACTTAAAACCCGTCAAGGGCTCAGAAAAGACCCAACTGCTAGTCCGCGCCGACACCAATCTAGGCAACATTCTGGTCAACCTTATTCTAAGCGAGGGTATACCTTGCCAGCGCATGGGTAAGAACAATGTGATGATGGTATGTGTGCCCACGCCAGAGGACTCCAAGGCTACATCGCTGTTGCTGCGCGTAAAGACCGGTGACGAAGCCGACGACTTGCTGAAGAAGATCAAGGAGCACATTAAGTAG
- the LOC6528537 gene encoding coilin has product MRHSSMKVDLSNFFKDERRYSLVFIDAEWQNIKDLQDHIQNLFSLKDISLLTTDGCFLPPRESIKVLKAAEGLKAFRLASCDNETFLSPAPVKCSKKRKNRSADEQVHLSASTPLRPSKRSKNHNNADWVEIAAEPSCVRTDEMEGEAPESSVQSKRLKNKSTAKAHETKTEVSNMSVTIVAENKESFPQTQKLSRSTKRPKLPGGTDQEENEPDPESISQCPLKEGKVSESKNQTKAPNILSEKSGAVTLQEDKTQEEQQENAQQKAVDQIEKGPKISASLPLISFRSPLLEMSCNVPRIFQFATRTKEVEILENIKLKPINARFLPQKEAKIDDSAKQVSSNGKDSTLEIESDTVRDKESPNVQDKETVSKDTTKADATISEDIIETSKTLRETTTGVESACPDNSTEPETTLLSEAEATNPLEITDSELLLQNNTTMEETSKAETILPHDANASLIKIKVDSEDVKLPPVRICAEQLVSDSDDDVMVVDDSNMDVSDSDSEIEPVPVVEDRRSIDIIKDLMRSATPLTGLPTRGDTVLFKLLKIKGNANSGTTDFIAGNCTYVNRRTKIVTVETITYPPEIGRIMTQYYMSGMDESFEDVRTLSIHLKDMNEAKIVVATID; this is encoded by the exons ATGCGCCACTCCAGCATGAAAGTGGATTTATCTAACTTTTTTAAGGACGAACGTCGATATTCGTTAGTTTTTATAGATGCAGAATGGCAAAACATCAAGGACCTCCAGGACCACATACAAAACCTCTTCAGCTTG AAGGATATTAGTCTGCTTACTACAGATGGATGCTTTCTGCCCCCAAGGGAGTCTATCAAAGTGCTGAAGGCCGCCGAAGGGCTCAA AGCCTTTCGGTTGGCCAGTTGCGATAATGAAACCTTTTTAAGTCCTGCTCCTGTAAAATGCAGCAAAAAGCGGAAGAACCGATCCGCCGATGAACAGGTTCACCTATCTGCTTCCACTCCCCTTCGACCATCAAAGCGCTCCAAGAACCACAACAACGCAGATTGGGTCGAAATTGCGGCAGAACCATCTTGTGTGAGAACGGATGAGATGGAAGGTGAGGCTCCTGAATCTTCGGTGCAGTCTAAGcgtttaaaaaacaagagcacTGCAAAGGCTCATGAAACTAAGACAGAAGTTTCGAACATGTCAGTGACAATTGTGGCAGAGAACAAGGAATCTTTTCCTCAGACTCAAAAACTATCCAGAAGCACAAAACGGCCAAAATTGCCCGGCGGCACTGACCAGGAAGAGAACGAACCTGATCCTGAGAGTATTTCTCAATGTCCGCTCAAAGAAGGTAAAGTGTCAGAAAGCAAGAATCAAACGAAAGCACCTAACATTCTATCAGAAAAATCTGGTGCTGTAACGCTGCAGGAAGACAAAACTCAAGAGGAGCAACAAGAAAATGCTCAACAAAAAGCTGTGGATCAAATTGAGAAGGGTCCTAAGATTTCTGCTAGTCTCCCATTGATCTCCTTCCGCTCCCCTCTCTTGGAGATGTCCTGTAATGTTCCGCGcatatttcaatttgcaacTCGAACAAAAGAAGTAgaaattttggaaaatattaaacttaAGCCTATCAATGCACGCTTTTTGCCGCAAAAGGAGGCTAAGATCGATGACTCGGCTAAACAAGTCTCAAGCAATGGGAAAGATTCAACTTTAGAGATCGAATCCGACACTGTACGCGACAAAGAATCTCCAAATGTTCAAGATAAAGAAACAGTTTCAAAAGATACAACGAAGGCAGACGCTACTATTTCGGAAGACATAATTGAAACATCAAAAACTCTTCGGGAGACTACAACTGGAGTTGAATCCGCTTGTCCAGACAATTCGACTGAACCTGAGACCACTCTTTTGTCCGAAGCTGAAGCAACTAATCCACTTGAAATTACTGATTCCGAATTACTTCTGCAGAACAACACAACTATGGAAGAAACATCCAAAGCCGAAACAATTCTGCCACATGACGCGAATGCATCTCtgattaaaattaaagttgaTTCTGAGGATGTTAAGCTGCCGCCAGTACGCATTTGTGCTGAACAACTAGTATCCGATTCCGATGACGACGTGATGGTGGTAGATGACTCCAATATGGACGTTTCAGACTCTGATTCGGAAATAGAGCCGGTTCCAG TCGTAGAAGATAGGCGGTCTATAGACATTATTAAGGACCTAATGCGAAGTGCAACTCCGCTTACGGGCCTGCCGACCAGGGGCGATACTGTTCTATTTAAGCTGCTGAAGATTAAGGGAAACGCAAACTCAGGAACAACCGATTTTATCGCCGGGAACTGCACTTACGTGAACCGGCGCACAAAAATCGTCACAGTGGAAACAATAA cTTATCCCCCCGAAATTGGACGCATAATGACTCAATATTATATGAGTGGCATGGATGAGTCTTTTGAAGACGTGCGTACTTTAAGTATCCATCTTAAAGATATGAATGAAGCCAAAATCGTTGTTGCCACAATTGACTGA
- the LOC6528538 gene encoding uncharacterized protein LOC6528538, with product MSHGDQSQNQYSQRSQALTGGGDSARDREKEKKGWFHSLTRRKKSDSALAVSASVSTSGSQNNNNEVCVLEAADSSMASCSTGGTGTGTLRRRRDKDKRNVFARLRRKVGQGLSSLRNWHSMGDCDDGGTTDATYEFLTPSICPEPTLPFTHDYLRFIRKKWLEREDAHSPNQVMYKACSEMLNQVWYWGEISRRDSQRQLSDKPTGSFLVRDSETSGSQFTLSFRIVNVTLHYRLEFRDDFWHFEELKYESIVEMIEDILHRCTNDNFVCFVKVPNEMQPPFPVILKYPLSRYANMPKLQDLCRRVLQRQMSREQLALLPVPAQMLEYLSLERELVFQS from the exons ATGAGCCACGGCGACCAGAGTCAAAACCAGTATAGCCAGCGGAGCCAGGCGCTCACTGGCGGTGGCGACTCCGCGAGGGACagggagaaggagaagaagggCTGGTTCCACTCCCTGACCAGGCGCAAGAAGTCCGACTCGGCGCTAGCCGTGTCTGCATCCGTCTCCACCAGCGGATcccagaacaacaacaacgaagtGTGCGTCCTTGAGGCAGCGGACTCTTCCATGGCCAGCTGCAGCACTGGGGGCACGGGCACAGGAACTCTGCGCAGAAGGCGGGACAAGGACAAGCGAAACGTGTTTGCCAGACTGCGACGGAAGGTGGGCCAAGGGCTCAGCTCCCTGCGAAATTGGCACTCCATGGGTGACTGCGACGACGGCGGAACCACCGATGCCACCTACGAGTTCCTTACGCCGTCCATTTGCCCTGAACCCACGCTACCATTTACACACGACTACTTGCGCTTTATCCGGAAGAAGTGGTTGGAACGCGAGGACGCCCACTCGCCCAACCAGGTCATGTACAAGGCCTGCTCCGAGATGCTCAA CCAAGTGTGGTACTGGGGTGAGATCTCCAGGCGCGATTCGCAGCGGCAGTTGAGCGACAAGCCAACTGGGTCGTTTCTAGTCCGCGACTCGGAAACCAGTGGATCCCAATTTACACTGAGCTTTCGGATTGTGAACGTAACCCTGCATTACCGACTGGAATTTCGCGAcgatttttggcattttgagGAACTCAAGTACGAGTCCATTGTGGAGATGATCGAAGATATCTTGCACCGCTGCACCAACGACAACTTTGTGTGCTTTGTTAAGGTTCCCAACGAGATGCAGCCACCGTTCCCAGTGATCCTCAAGTACCCATTGAGCCGGTACGCCAACATGCCCAAGCTGCAGGACCTATGCCGCCGCGTCCTGCAACGCCAGATGTCACGCGAGCAGCTAGCTCTGTTGCCAGTGCCGGCGCAGATGCTGGAGTACTTGTCGCTGGAGCGGGAGCTGGTCTTCCAGAGCTAA
- the LOC6528539 gene encoding snRNA-activating protein complex subunit 3, translated as MDETYMATEPALNLQDFLADYQKKLSVTADEVPFFLQTTPPLVDVGESCSLDLIESPDDSSVAVFQPASDKSRLTLARPRENQHVPSTYSALSQHKANSRKCPFGRTQYSHKLNPPPTDSPNLLLDACGELELTVRLYRPPRAYHRGFKVEMPVFAEEYVCLGSNYLTELRDKISCVCNGKRFVDISDDPDAPLPSVDTNPGYFFINDTFYNDKRNPNNPDYSQTVLRWAARANGVNGETLKVESMEGKRFIDLTVSPGSPLHYLHHGNCEHLFVISQIEMLTPRSKRPDRSLYPYPHAFNTFNRRTCYMCGIRSYSFIVNQSRRQLHDPSYLCRSCFLSFFYVDGVKLGQFKAYRMYDHVEVEDEEEEGRATEREIK; from the coding sequence ATGGATGAAACCTATATGGCGACGGAGCCAGCTTTAAACCTGCAAGACTTTCTAGCCGactaccaaaaaaaattatccgTTACTGCGGACGAAGTGCCCTTCTTTCTGCAAACTACCCCACCACTTGTTGACGTGGGTGAAAGCTGTTCCCTGGACTTGATCGAGTCCCCAGACGACAGCTCGGTGGCAGTCTTTCAGCCCGCCTCAGACAAAAGCCGCCTGACCCTTGCTCGGCCGCGGGAGAATCAGCATGTGCCCTCCACCTATTCGGCTTTAAGCCAGCACAAGGCCAATTCCCGTAAATGTCCCTTTGGCCGCACCCAGTACAGCCACAAACTGAATCCGCCGCCGACAGACTCCCCAAACCTCCTCCTTGATGCTTGCGGTGAGCTAGAGCTAACCGTGCGCCTCTATCGACCACCGCGGGCCTACCATCGAGGGTTCAAGGTGGAGATGCCTGTTTTTGCGGAGGAATACGTTTGCCTGGGAAGCAATTATCTGACCGAGCTGCGAGACAAGATTAGCTGCGTTTGCAATGGAAAACGCTTCGTCGACATCAGCGACGACCCAGATGCACCGTTGCCATCCGTTGACACAAATCCCGGATACTTCTTCATCAACGACACATTCTACAATGACAAGCGCAATCCAAACAATCCCGACTATTCCCAGACCGTATTGCGCTGGGCGGCCAGAGCGAACGGAGTAAACGGAGAAACGCTGAAGGTGGAAAGTATGGAGGGCAAACGATTCATTGACCTCACTGTCAGCCCTGGGTCACCGCTACACTACCTGCACCATGGCAATTGTGAGCACCTATTCGTGATCTCCCAGATCGAGATGCTAACGCCACGAAGTAAACGCCCAGATCGCAGCCTGTATCCTTATCCTCACGCCTTTAACACATTTAATCGCAGGACTTGCTATATGTGCGGCATTCGCAGCTATAGCTTCATTGTGAATCAGTCTCGGCGTCAGCTGCACGATCCTTCCTACCTGTGCCGCAGTTGTTTTCTCAGCTTCTTTTACGTGGATGGTGTCAAGCTGGGCCAGTTCAAGGCTTATCGCATGTACGACCATGTGGAGGTGGAAGACGAAGAGGAGGAGGGCAGGGCAACGGAACGCGAAATTAAATAA
- the LOC6528540 gene encoding uncharacterized protein LOC6528540 encodes MNDSSDSEYEDTEYLVFADFKNHIHPHQLKHEDAAIKIIGIESDTPMAEVNGSIYRGRYEHSVGTNVFFEKEKDNLASDPLFESVCRQRYQYVDKSTKVISFERVYVDNLHQEVEKSVEADEDEQTESKPESLKLNITYKEAINKFGEEH; translated from the coding sequence ATGAACGATTCCTCCGATTCGGAGTACGAGGACACAGAGTACCTGGTATTTGCGGATTTCAAGAACCACATTCATCCGCACCAGCTGAAGCACGAGGACGCGGCCATCAAGATCATAGGAATCGAGAGTGACACGCCTATGGCGGAGGTGAATGGAAGCATATACCGGGGACGCTACGAACATTCCGTGGGAACCAACGTATTCTTCGAGAAGGAAAAGGACAACCTGGCAAGTGATCCTCTCTTTGAGTCTGTGTGTCGCCAGCGGTACCAATACGTGGACAAGTCCACCAAAGTGATATCTTTTGAAAGGGTTTACGTCGACAATTTGCACCAGGAGGTCGAGAAATCGGTTGAAGCTGATGAGGACGAGCAGACTGAGTCAAAGCCAGAATCATTAAAGCTAAATATTACCTATAAGGAGGCTATCAATAAGTTTGGAGAAGAGCATTAA
- the LOC6528541 gene encoding polyadenylate-binding protein 2 isoform X1: protein MADEDITLNEDQLLESLEETNGEQETEITTETEEEGSMQIDPELEAIKARVKEMEEEAEKIKQMQSEVDKQMAGGSTTGLATVPLSLEEKQEIDTRSVYVGNVDYGASAEELEAHFHGCGTINRVTILCNKADGHPKGFAYIEFGSKEFVETALAMNETLFRGRQIKVMSKRTNRPGLSTTNRFARGSFRGRGARVSRACCHSTFRGARRAIRGYRGRANYYAPY, encoded by the exons ATGGCCGATGAGGATATCACACTGAACGAGGATCAGCTTCTGGAGTCGTTGGAGGAGACAAACGGCGAGCAAGAGACTGAAATCACCACAGAGACCGAG GAGGAGGGCAGCATGCAAATCGACCCGGAACTAGAGGCCATTAAGGCTCGCGTCAaggagatggaggaggaggccgaAAAGATAAAGCAAATGCAGTCAGAGGTGGACAAACAAATGGCCGGTGGGTCTACCACCGGCTTGGCCACAGTGCCGCTTTCTCTCGAGGAGAAGCAGGAAATTGACACGCGGTCCGTCTACGTGGGCAATGTGGACTACGGCGCATCGGCCGAGGAACTGGAAGCCCACTTCCACGGTTGCGGCACCATCAACCGAGTAACCATACTCTGCAACAAGGCTGACGGGCACCCCAAGGGATTCGCGTACATCGAGTTCGGATCGAAGGAGTTCGTTGAGACGGCACTGGCCATGAACGAAACCCTTTTTCGAGGGCGTCAAATTAAA GTAATGTCAAAGCGCACAAACCGCCCTGGACTCTCCACCACAAACCGTTTTGCCCGCGGCAGCTTCCGGGGTCGAGGAGCCCGTGTCTCCAGGGCGTGCTGTCACTCCACCTTCCGAGGCGCTCGTCGCGCTAT TAGGGGTTACCGTGGTCGCGCCAATTACTATGCTCCATACTGA
- the LOC6528541 gene encoding polyadenylate-binding protein 2 isoform X2, with protein sequence MADEDITLNEDQLLESLEETNGEQETEITTETEEEGSMQIDPELEAIKARVKEMEEEAEKIKQMQSEVDKQMAGGSTTGLATVPLSLEEKQEIDTRSVYVGNVDYGASAEELEAHFHGCGTINRVTILCNKADGHPKGFAYIEFGSKEFVETALAMNETLFRGRQIKVMSKRTNRPGLSTTNRFARGSFRGRGARVSRACCHSTFRGARRAMGYRGRANYYAPY encoded by the exons ATGGCCGATGAGGATATCACACTGAACGAGGATCAGCTTCTGGAGTCGTTGGAGGAGACAAACGGCGAGCAAGAGACTGAAATCACCACAGAGACCGAG GAGGAGGGCAGCATGCAAATCGACCCGGAACTAGAGGCCATTAAGGCTCGCGTCAaggagatggaggaggaggccgaAAAGATAAAGCAAATGCAGTCAGAGGTGGACAAACAAATGGCCGGTGGGTCTACCACCGGCTTGGCCACAGTGCCGCTTTCTCTCGAGGAGAAGCAGGAAATTGACACGCGGTCCGTCTACGTGGGCAATGTGGACTACGGCGCATCGGCCGAGGAACTGGAAGCCCACTTCCACGGTTGCGGCACCATCAACCGAGTAACCATACTCTGCAACAAGGCTGACGGGCACCCCAAGGGATTCGCGTACATCGAGTTCGGATCGAAGGAGTTCGTTGAGACGGCACTGGCCATGAACGAAACCCTTTTTCGAGGGCGTCAAATTAAA GTAATGTCAAAGCGCACAAACCGCCCTGGACTCTCCACCACAAACCGTTTTGCCCGCGGCAGCTTCCGGGGTCGAGGAGCCCGTGTCTCCAGGGCGTGCTGTCACTCCACCTTCCGAGGCGCTCGTCGCGCTAT GGGTTACCGTGGTCGCGCCAATTACTATGCTCCATACTGA
- the LOC6528542 gene encoding general odorant-binding protein 99a — MNNAVAILLCALLGLASAADYKLRTAEDLQNARKECAATSKVTEALIAKYKTFDYPDDDITRNYIKCIFVKFDLFDETKGFKVENLVAQLGQGKEDKAALKADIEKCADKNEQKSPANSWAFRGFKCFLGKNLPLVQAAVQKN; from the exons ATGAATAACGCTGTTGCCATTCTGCTGTGCGCCCTGCTGGGTCTG GCTTCCGCCGCCGACTACAAGCTACGCACCGCCGAGGATCTCCAGAACGCGCGAAAGGAATGCGCCGCCACCAGCAAGGTGACCGAGGCTCTGATCGCCAAGTACAAGACCTTCGACTATCCCGACGATGACATCACCCGCAACTACATCAAGTGCATCTTCGTCAAATTCGACCTGTTCGATGAGACCAAGGGCTTCAAGGTGGAGAACCTGGTGGCCCAACTGGGTCAGGGCAAGGAGGACAAGGCCGCGCTGAAGGCCGACATCGAGAAGTGCGCCGACAAGAACGAGCAGAAGTCGCCCGCCAACTCCTGGGCCTTCCGAGGCTTCAAGTGTTTCCTGGGCAAGAACCTGCCACTCGTGCAGGCCGCCGTCCAAAAGAACTAG